CGGCGCCGGCACGCTCTCGTCGATGGCCGCCTGGACCGTCCACCGGCCCTCGCCGGAATCGGACACGCGGCCGGAGAACCCGCCGAGGTCGGGGCTCTTGGTGAGCGCGCTCGCGGTGAGGTCGAGCAGCCACGAGGCGACCACGCTGCCGCGCCGCCACACCTCGGCCACGTCCCGGATGTCGAAGTCGTAGCGGTAGTGCTCCGGGTTCCGCAGGGGCGACGTCTCGGCATCCACCGTGTGATCCTTCGCGCCGACGTTGGCGTGGCGCAGGATGTTGAGCCCCTCGGCGTAGGCCGCCATCAGCCCGTACTCGATCCCGTTGTGCACCATCTTGACGAAGTGGCCGGCTCCGGCCGGCCCGCAGTGCAGATACCCCTGCTCGGCGGTGCCGCCGAGCTTCTCCCGTCCCGGCGTGCGCGGCGCGATGCCGAGCCCCGGGGCGAGCGCGGCCAAGATCGGGTCGAGGCGCTTCACCGTCTCGGCCTCGCCTCCGATCATGAGACAGAACCCGCGCTCGAGGCCCCACACCCCGCCGCTCGTCCCCACGTCCACGTAGTGCACCCCGCGAGGCTTGAGCTCGCCGGCGCGGCGGATGTCGTCGTGATAGTGTGAGTTGCCGCCGTCGATGACCACGTCGTCGGCTTCGAGCAGCGGGAGCAAGGCGCGCAGCGTCTCATCCACCACCGCGGCGGGCACCATGAGCCAGATCGCCCGCGGTCGCGCCAGCGCCTTCACGAAGGCGGCGAGCGAGGCCGTCCCGGTCGCGCCCTCGCGGGCGAGGGCCTGCACCGCCTCGGCGTGCACGTCGTAGACCACGCAGTCGTGGCCCGCCTTCCGCACGCGACGCACCATGTTGGCGCCCATGCGTCCCAGTCCGATCATCCCGAGCTGCATGCCTGACTCCTTTCCGATGCCGCCGCCGCGATGACCGCCGCGCCGGTGCCGGTCGAATCCTTCACGAAGGCGATCTCGATCCGCTCCGCGGCCTCCCGGCCGACCAGCTCGACGAACGTATCGCGCACGAGCGACTCGAAGCCCGGGTAGCCGCCCCAGAGACTGCCGTCCACCGCGATGGTACGCCCTTCCGCGAGCGCGGGATCGATGAAGCGCAGGGTGCCCAGCAGCGCGGCCCCCACCAGGCGCGCCGCGCGCCGGACGATCGCGGCCGACAGATCGCGCACCGCCGCTCGTTCCTCTTGCGTGCTGGTGGCGCGCAGCTCACGCAGGACCGCGTCGACGCCGTCCAGGCCGGGCGTGTGATCGGCGGCGATGCGCGAGAGCTGCACGCTGTCCACCGCGAACGGCGTGGCGAACGCGGAGCCCGCGAGCCCGCGAAAGGCCCGGCCCCCCGCGGCGCTGTCGACGAGCGCCCGGCGCAGCAGCTCGCCGAGATAGCGGCCCGAGGCCATCTTCTCCAGCCGCTGCGCTCCCGGTTCCGGATCGGTCAGCTCGTGATCGAGCGCCGCGTCGTATCGGGTCTCGATCGCGACGACCCCGTCGAAGTTGCCCGACTCGAGATTCCGGATGCCCGCCGGCCCCAGATCCGCGGCCTGATTCGTCCCGGTCCCGAGGATCAGGCCGACGTCGGCGGGTCGGGCCTCGGGATCGGCCCCGCGCGCCTGGTAGGTCTGCAGCAGCAGGGTGGCCACCGTGTCGTTGGCCACCGCGGCCACCGTCACGCGCGCGAGCCCGCGGCGGCGCAGCGCCGCGCTCAGCAGGGCGGCCACGTCCTGGCCCTCGAGATCCATCACCCGCCAGCCCTTGGTCAGGGCGAGCGCGATGGCCCGGTCGATCGCCTCGAGCCGGGCCGGAAACGAATAGACGAAGCCCAGCGGATACTCGGCCGCCGGGTGCGCGTCCACCACGCGGCCGATGGCCGCCGCGACGACGTCGAACACCGCCGCGGCCGTCCCGCGCTTCTGCGCATCGGTGAACGTGAAGACGTCCTCGTTGAGAACCCGGGCCGCGCCGTCGCCGGACAGCGCGACGACGGCGGCGCGCCCCTTGGTGCCGCCCCAGTCCACCACGACGACGCGCCCCGACTCCCGTCCGGTGGGCTGTCGCGTAAATGTGCGCAGCATCTTGAGAGACCCGCCGCGGCCGGCCAGGCCCCGGCTCATCTGGTCCGTGAACTCGCGGGCGAGGCCCTGAAGCGCGGCCGGCGTCGCCTCGAAGGCGGCCAGCGCGCGCGACACGAGGCCGTCGTGCGAGGGGGACATGGGCGTCATCATACTCCCGGGGTGGGGGTGCTATGATGACCCTCGCGATATGAGCACACCGGAGCGACGCAAGACGGTCGCGGTCAACGTGGGCGGGGTGTCCGTGGGCGGCCGCCGTCCGATCGTGGTGCAGTCCATGACCAACACCGACACCGCCGACGTGGCGGCGACGGTGGCCCAGGTCAACGCGCTGCACGCGGCGGGCAGCGAGCTGGTGCGGGTGACCGTCAACACCGACGCGGCGGCGCGAGCGGTCCCGGAGATCGTCAGGCAGGTCACGGTCCCGGTGATCGGCGACTTCCACTACAACGGCCACGTGCTGCTGACCAAGTATCCGGAGTGCGCGCGAGCCCTGGCCAAGTACCGCATCAATCCCGGCAACGTGGGAGCGGCGAGGCATCACGACGACAACTTCCGCGCGATCGTGCAGGTCGCCATCGACAACGGCAAACCGGTCCGCATCGGCGTCAACTGGGGCAGCCTCGACCAGAACCTGCTCACCCAGATGATGGACGCCAACGCGAAGAGCGCCGAGCCGCTCGACGCGCGGGACGTCACCATGAACGCGATGGTGGAGAGTGCGATCCAGTCCGCGGAGCTGGCCGAGCAGACCGGCCTCCCGCACGATCGCATCATCCTGTCCGCCAAGGTCTCGGGGGTGCAGGACCTGGTGGACGTCTACCGCAAGCTCGCCCCGCGCTCGGACCATCCGCTGCACCTGGGGCTCACCGAGGCCGGCATGGGGGCCAAGGGCATCGTGGCGAGCACCGCGGGCCTCGCGATCCTGCTGCAGGAGGGCATCGGCGACACCATCCGGGTCTCGCTCACGCCCAAGCCGAACGGCGACCGGACCGAGGAGGTGCAGGTCGCGCAGCTGATTCTCCAGTCGCTCGGGCTCCGCAGCTTCCTGCCCCTGGTGACCGCGTGCCCCGGCTGCGGGCGCACCACCTCGACCTTCTTCCAGGAGATGGCCGAGGAGATCCAGACCTACCTGCGCGACCAGATGCCGCGGTGGAAGACGCGCTACGCCGGCGTGGAGGAGCTGAAGGTCGCGGTGATGGGCTGCGTGGTCAACGGGCCGGGCGAATCCAAGCACGCCGACATCGGCATCTCCCTGCCCGGCACGTTCGAGGAGCCCAAGGCACCGGTATTCGTGGACGGCGCGCTCAAGCTGACGCTGAAGGGCGACACCATCGTCGCCGACTTCCTGAAGATCCTCGACGACTACGTCGAGCGGCGCTACGCGGACCGCCGCCAGTAGCGCGGGCCGTCGACGGTAGTCGCCCCGTGCCGATCTCGGAATATCTCAAGAATCTTCGCGCCAGGATCGGCCACGACGTCCTGCTCACCCCCGGGGTGGCCGCGGTGATCGTCAACGACCGCGGCGAGGTGCTGCTGCAGCGGCGCAGCGACGACGGGCGATGGGGCCTGCCCGGAGGGGCCATGGAGCCGGGCGAGGAGCCCGCGGAGACGCTGGTGCGCGAAGTCCGGGAGGAGACCGCCCTCGAGGTGGTCCCGGAGCGGATCGTGGGCGTCTACAGCGGGCCCGACTTCCGGGTGCGCTACGGCAACGGCGACGAGGCGATGATCCTGAGCATCACGTTCGCGTGCCGCCCGGGCGCGGGCGAGCCGCGGGTCAACGACGACGAGTCGCTGGAGATCCGCTACTTCGCGCCCGAC
This genomic interval from Candidatus Methylomirabilota bacterium contains the following:
- the gnd gene encoding decarboxylating 6-phosphogluconate dehydrogenase, whose translation is MQLGMIGLGRMGANMVRRVRKAGHDCVVYDVHAEAVQALAREGATGTASLAAFVKALARPRAIWLMVPAAVVDETLRALLPLLEADDVVIDGGNSHYHDDIRRAGELKPRGVHYVDVGTSGGVWGLERGFCLMIGGEAETVKRLDPILAALAPGLGIAPRTPGREKLGGTAEQGYLHCGPAGAGHFVKMVHNGIEYGLMAAYAEGLNILRHANVGAKDHTVDAETSPLRNPEHYRYDFDIRDVAEVWRRGSVVASWLLDLTASALTKSPDLGGFSGRVSDSGEGRWTVQAAIDESVPAPVLSTALYERFSSRGEAEFASRVLSAMRFEFGGHHEKPAQEDRKKA
- the ispG gene encoding flavodoxin-dependent (E)-4-hydroxy-3-methylbut-2-enyl-diphosphate synthase, which gives rise to MSTPERRKTVAVNVGGVSVGGRRPIVVQSMTNTDTADVAATVAQVNALHAAGSELVRVTVNTDAAARAVPEIVRQVTVPVIGDFHYNGHVLLTKYPECARALAKYRINPGNVGAARHHDDNFRAIVQVAIDNGKPVRIGVNWGSLDQNLLTQMMDANAKSAEPLDARDVTMNAMVESAIQSAELAEQTGLPHDRIILSAKVSGVQDLVDVYRKLAPRSDHPLHLGLTEAGMGAKGIVASTAGLAILLQEGIGDTIRVSLTPKPNGDRTEEVQVAQLILQSLGLRSFLPLVTACPGCGRTTSTFFQEMAEEIQTYLRDQMPRWKTRYAGVEELKVAVMGCVVNGPGESKHADIGISLPGTFEEPKAPVFVDGALKLTLKGDTIVADFLKILDDYVERRYADRRQ
- a CDS encoding NUDIX domain-containing protein, coding for MPISEYLKNLRARIGHDVLLTPGVAAVIVNDRGEVLLQRRSDDGRWGLPGGAMEPGEEPAETLVREVREETALEVVPERIVGVYSGPDFRVRYGNGDEAMILSITFACRPGAGEPRVNDDESLEIRYFAPDALPPMESRHVMRIADALENDPRARFRRP